From a region of the Sulfuriferula plumbiphila genome:
- a CDS encoding bifunctional sulfate adenylyltransferase/adenylylsulfate kinase yields the protein MEQLITPYGGELVNLLVGSTRATELRRDAFHLPSLDLNWRQQCDLELLLNGGYAPLTGYLGQADYLSVLHSMRLADGRAWALPVVLQISAALAHSLKPGERLALRDAEGFMLAAVAVNEIWQADTALEAAQLGLAADAPAKWYVGGAVEGLSLPLRHDFMALRLTPAELRAGFMRRGWRNVIAYPARTQLQRAQYEFILRAAVQNEANLLIHPMAGGDPVESADYFALVRSYQAVIGRFPSATSQLGLSPVYARDGGVRDTLARAIIQRNYGCSHLIVGGEHDAHGQRRRGTDIVQHADYQRVADHIAEIGVGLIPFPRMVYVEERAQFMPLEELPKGARALTLSGAEIQRRLQAGVNIPDWYTFPEVLAEMRRSYPPRDRQGFTVFFTGLSGAGKSTIARALSTRLMELDGRSVTLLDGDIVRRHLSSELGFSREHRNINVRRIGYVASEITKNRGIAICAPIAPYRNTRRDVRAMIEPLGGFFEVFVATPIETCEARDRKGLYAKARAGLIKEFTGVSDPYEVPERPELSIDTTDLTVDEAVQRILLKLEHEGYLR from the coding sequence GTGGAGCAGTTAATCACGCCTTACGGCGGCGAGCTGGTGAATTTATTGGTGGGCAGCACGCGTGCCACTGAACTCAGGCGCGATGCTTTTCACCTGCCGTCGCTGGATTTGAACTGGCGTCAGCAATGCGATCTGGAATTGCTGTTGAATGGCGGCTATGCGCCGCTTACCGGCTACCTCGGACAGGCCGATTACCTGAGCGTGCTGCACTCCATGCGCCTTGCTGATGGCCGTGCCTGGGCACTGCCGGTGGTGCTGCAAATCAGCGCAGCGCTGGCACACAGCCTGAAACCCGGAGAGCGACTGGCATTACGCGACGCCGAGGGCTTCATGCTGGCGGCGGTCGCGGTGAATGAAATCTGGCAGGCGGATACGGCGCTCGAAGCCGCGCAACTGGGCCTGGCAGCCGACGCACCGGCCAAGTGGTATGTGGGCGGCGCGGTTGAGGGCTTGTCGCTGCCGCTGCGCCACGACTTCATGGCGCTGCGCCTTACCCCGGCCGAACTGCGCGCCGGGTTCATGCGGCGCGGCTGGCGCAACGTGATCGCCTATCCGGCGCGCACCCAGCTGCAGCGTGCCCAGTACGAGTTTATTCTGCGCGCCGCAGTACAGAATGAGGCCAACCTGCTGATCCATCCGATGGCGGGCGGCGACCCGGTGGAGAGCGCCGATTATTTCGCCCTGGTGCGGAGTTATCAGGCGGTGATCGGGCGCTTCCCTTCTGCAACCAGCCAGCTAGGGTTGTCGCCGGTGTATGCACGTGACGGCGGCGTGCGCGACACCCTGGCGCGCGCCATCATCCAGCGCAATTACGGCTGCTCGCACCTGATTGTCGGCGGTGAACACGACGCACACGGCCAGCGCCGGCGTGGTACCGACATCGTGCAACACGCGGACTATCAGCGCGTCGCCGACCACATCGCTGAAATCGGCGTGGGACTGATCCCGTTTCCGCGCATGGTGTACGTGGAAGAACGCGCCCAGTTCATGCCGCTGGAAGAACTCCCAAAAGGCGCGCGGGCGCTGACCCTGAGCGGTGCAGAAATTCAGCGCAGACTGCAGGCGGGCGTGAATATTCCGGACTGGTACACCTTCCCCGAAGTGCTGGCGGAGATGCGCCGCAGCTACCCGCCGCGCGACCGGCAGGGTTTTACCGTGTTTTTCACCGGCCTGTCCGGGGCTGGCAAATCCACCATTGCGCGTGCGCTGAGCACGCGCCTGATGGAGTTGGACGGGCGCTCGGTCACCCTGCTTGATGGCGATATCGTGCGCCGCCACCTGTCATCCGAACTCGGCTTCTCGCGCGAGCATCGCAACATCAATGTGCGCCGCATCGGCTACGTGGCGTCGGAAATCACCAAAAACCGCGGTATCGCCATCTGTGCGCCGATTGCGCCTTATCGCAATACGCGCCGCGATGTGCGCGCCATGATCGAACCCCTCGGTGGCTTCTTTGAAGTCTTTGTCGCCACCCCTATCGAAACCTGCGAAGCGCGCGACCGCAAGGGGCTGTATGCCAAAGCGCGGGCGGGGCTGATCAAGGAGTTCACCGGGGTGTCTGACCCCTACGAGGTTCCGGAGCGGCCGGAATTGTCGATTGATACCACGGACTTGACAGTGGACGAAGCGGTGCAGCGGATATTGCTCAAGCTGGAGCATGAGGGGTATTTGCGCTAA
- a CDS encoding DHH family phosphoesterase has translation MAQYFDVFNGDADGICALHQLRLAQPLDATLISGVKRDIALLARVRAAAGDEITVLDIAMSKNRTALVALLEAGAHVRYFDHHIPGDIPRHPHLDAHIDTDANVCTSLLVNRYLGGSQLVWAVVAAFGDNMAGAARAAAAALNLSEAQLDELRSLGECINYNGYGDALADLFYAPVALYRIVHGYADPFELIHAEPAYRVLRDGYAEDMARAQALAPIQERSSGAVYLLPDAAWSRRVSGVFGNRLATDHPERAHAVLTHKPGGGYVVSVRSPQATRTGADVLCSGFATGGGRRAAAGINHLPEAELDEFVRRFYKLFGNN, from the coding sequence GTGGCACAGTATTTCGATGTATTCAACGGTGATGCCGACGGTATTTGTGCTTTGCACCAGTTGCGTCTGGCACAGCCGCTGGACGCTACCCTGATTAGCGGGGTGAAGCGCGATATCGCGCTGCTCGCACGGGTGCGCGCAGCAGCCGGGGATGAAATTACCGTGCTCGACATCGCCATGAGCAAAAACCGCACGGCGCTCGTCGCCCTGCTGGAAGCCGGTGCGCATGTGCGTTATTTCGATCATCACATCCCCGGAGACATTCCCCGCCATCCGCATCTGGATGCGCACATCGATACCGACGCCAATGTCTGCACCAGCCTTCTGGTGAACCGCTATCTGGGCGGCAGCCAGCTGGTCTGGGCGGTGGTGGCCGCGTTCGGCGACAACATGGCCGGCGCCGCGCGTGCGGCTGCCGCAGCGCTGAATTTGAGCGAAGCGCAGCTGGATGAGCTGCGCAGCCTCGGTGAATGCATCAACTACAACGGCTACGGCGACGCACTGGCGGATTTGTTCTACGCTCCTGTGGCGCTCTACCGCATCGTGCATGGTTACGCCGATCCATTCGAGCTCATCCATGCCGAGCCGGCTTACCGCGTGCTGCGTGACGGTTACGCCGAGGACATGGCACGGGCGCAGGCGCTGGCGCCCATCCAAGAACGCAGCAGCGGTGCTGTTTACCTGTTACCCGATGCGGCCTGGAGCCGGCGCGTATCCGGGGTGTTCGGTAACCGCCTGGCAACCGACCATCCCGAGCGCGCCCATGCTGTGCTTACCCACAAACCCGGCGGCGGTTATGTGGTGAGCGTGCGCTCACCGCAGGCAACCAGGACCGGTGCGGATGTGCTGTGCAGCGGCTTTGCCACGGGCGGCGGCCGGCGCGCTGCGGCGGGCATCAATCACCTGCCCGAGGCGGAGCTGGATGAGTTTGTGAGGCGTTTTTATAAGCTGTTCGGGAATAATTAA
- a CDS encoding PEP-CTERM sorting domain-containing protein: MKSSYLPKLSGLAAAAVLLSAGAAQAVPFNQCPVVGYANSCAVLYTFNADGSVSTSVDPSIKSTDNIEDTLAGVMNLSGHSIDFITLSGVGINGTPLFAFDGDGQSSITNPGTGPGDTYFGQYFDANNTLLGTTSFSAISLDQKTGTVDFAGLTDGGRAWFVLEDQISFTAPPPVTGGGNTVPEPATLALLGIGLTGLAVRRRKATT; this comes from the coding sequence ATGAAATCAAGCTATTTGCCTAAATTAAGTGGCTTGGCAGCCGCCGCAGTTTTGCTGTCCGCTGGCGCCGCGCAGGCAGTGCCATTTAACCAGTGCCCGGTTGTCGGTTATGCAAACAGCTGTGCCGTGCTGTACACATTCAACGCTGACGGCTCTGTTTCTACTTCTGTTGATCCCTCCATTAAATCGACGGACAACATCGAAGATACGCTGGCAGGCGTAATGAATCTATCCGGGCATAGCATAGATTTCATCACATTGAGTGGCGTAGGGATTAATGGCACTCCGCTTTTCGCTTTTGATGGCGATGGCCAGAGTTCTATCACCAATCCTGGTACTGGTCCCGGCGATACCTATTTTGGTCAGTATTTTGACGCTAACAATACGCTGCTCGGCACGACCTCCTTTTCGGCCATCAGTCTCGATCAAAAGACCGGTACGGTTGATTTCGCCGGGCTGACCGATGGTGGCCGCGCCTGGTTCGTGCTGGAAGATCAGATCAGCTTCACCGCACCGCCCCCTGTTACAGGAGGCGGCAACACCGTGCCCGAACCCGCCACCCTGGCGCTGCTCGGCATCGGTCTGACTGGACTGGCTGTGCGCCGGCGCAAGGCAACAACCTGA
- a CDS encoding VanZ family protein, which yields MPDAISSSTLTRLMRLGAALLYLLLIGYGSLYPFSGWRAPLNGSLAFLSAPWPRHITRTDLITNLLAYLPLGYLLASWLRQYLPRWRAALWAILAAALFSLLMEWAQTFLPGRIAATLDIAANAAGAMLGVLLYRLLQGSKWPGRLLPGWRGRWLAAGLWSNFGLLVLALWGLSQLSLDVPSLVAGNLKTHFVPFWELPGDGYRFHPLQVLIFGAEGALASLLIASLMRHPPRQFAGWAGIFGFVLVCKLLAAALLLKGWVLPRLLSVEMMSGMVLAVLLIIWARREPAGLHTQLLALLLTLAGVLQFLLHSSAMRTFSGGSGAVPLNITALAAWVALVWPLLVLMLLWLRPLAGAHRAP from the coding sequence ATGCCTGACGCCATTTCATCCTCAACCCTGACCCGCCTGATGCGCCTCGGCGCGGCGCTGCTGTACCTGCTGCTGATTGGTTACGGCAGCCTGTATCCATTCAGCGGCTGGCGCGCGCCGCTGAATGGCAGCCTGGCGTTTTTGTCGGCACCCTGGCCACGCCACATTACCCGCACCGACCTGATTACCAACCTGCTGGCCTATCTGCCGTTGGGCTATCTGCTTGCATCATGGCTACGCCAATACCTGCCACGCTGGCGCGCCGCGCTGTGGGCAATCCTGGCTGCCGCCCTGTTCAGCCTGTTGATGGAATGGGCGCAGACTTTCCTGCCCGGCCGCATTGCGGCAACCCTGGATATTGCGGCCAATGCGGCCGGTGCCATGCTGGGCGTGCTGCTCTACCGCCTGTTGCAGGGCAGCAAGTGGCCCGGGCGGCTGCTGCCCGGCTGGCGCGGACGCTGGCTGGCAGCTGGGCTGTGGAGCAATTTCGGCCTGCTGGTGCTGGCGCTGTGGGGGCTATCGCAACTGAGCCTGGATGTGCCCTCACTGGTGGCAGGTAATCTGAAGACCCACTTTGTGCCATTTTGGGAGCTACCCGGCGACGGCTACCGGTTTCACCCGTTGCAGGTGCTGATATTTGGCGCGGAAGGTGCGCTGGCGAGCTTGTTGATTGCCAGTCTGATGCGCCACCCGCCCAGGCAATTTGCTGGCTGGGCGGGAATTTTTGGTTTTGTACTGGTATGTAAACTGCTCGCCGCTGCTCTGCTGTTAAAGGGCTGGGTGCTGCCACGACTCTTATCTGTGGAGATGATGAGCGGCATGGTGCTGGCGGTGCTGCTGATTATCTGGGCAAGGCGCGAACCCGCTGGTCTGCATACACAGCTTCTGGCCTTGCTGCTGACGCTGGCAGGGGTACTGCAATTCCTGTTGCACAGCAGCGCAATGCGCACTTTTTCAGGGGGCAGCGGGGCTGTCCCCCTCAACATTACCGCGCTCGCAGCCTGGGTGGCGCTGGTGTGGCCGCTATTGGTACTGATGCTGCTATGGCTGCGCCCGCTGGCTGGCGCGCACAGAGCGCCGTAA